The DNA window CACACCGTCGGCGCCCAGGGTGATCACCACGGACTTCGCCGTCGCGCAGAGTTCCCGGGCGACCGCTTCCGCATCGGCGTCCACATCGCCCGACGAAGCATCAGCGTAGTAGGCTGCTTCGATCTCGTTGACCACCAATGGATTCGACGCTGCGATCACCTCCGAGCGCAGTGGCGCAACCGGACTCGGGTTCAGCACCAACCGCCGATCACGCCGGCCACACCACTCCGCAACGGCAGCCGTCACACGCTCCGGTGACTCCAGTTGCGTCATCACCACGGCCGGATCGACATCATCCAGCGCACCGATCACCATCTGCGGCGTGAGCAACGAATTGGCCCCGGAGACAACGACGATCCGATTGTCACCGGAATCATCGACCTCGATGATCGCTCGCCCGCTCACCTCACCGGTCACCGCGACATGCCGGACGTCGACGCCACCTGCACGCTGCGCATCGAGCATGCGACGACCGGTGTCATCGTCGCCGACCACACCGATCAGACTCGCCGGTGCCCGACCCGCCGCGGCCAGAGCCTGATTGGCACCTTTGCCACCGGGCCGTTCGGTCAGCGATTGCCCGATCACCGTCTCGCCGATGTCGGGCCGACGCTGCACCCGTACCACCAGATCCATGTTCAGCGTGCCGACCACCGCTACCCGATGGGTCACAAAAGCTCCTCTCCCGGTTGTAATTCCACGGCCATCAGCCCGTGACTCCGGGCCTGCCGAACGAACTCGGCACCCGGGTCGTCGAACATGGTGGGACGTACCCGGCCGAAACCGATGGGCCACAGCGTCCCGAAATGGATCGGCACCGAGCACCGCGCACCCACCACCCCGGCGGCGACCGCGGCCCGTTCGGGGTCCATGTGACCGTGGCCGAGCGTCGGGCCCCAGCCGCCGACCGGCAGGAGCGCGAGGTCCACATCGTGGACCCAGTCGTGCAGATCGTCGTAGACGTCGGTGTCCCCGGCGAAATAGGTGACCGCATCACCGGCGATCAGATACCCGAGCGCGGGGACGCTGCGTTCGCCGTGCCGCCATCGCCGGCCGTCGTGGTCGGCGGGTACCGCGTGAATCGTCAGCGAGCCGATCCTCACCTCGTCACCCGGGCTCACCTCGATCAGCTCGTTGCCGAGCCGCCGCAGCGCCCGCACCGCGTCCGGCGCACCGCGCGGCACCACGATCGGTGACTGTTCATCCAGCATCCGCAGTGAGGGCAGGTGGGTGTGGTCGGCATGCAGGTGCGACAGCAGCACCACGTCGGGATCGTGGACGCCCACACCGGCGGGCACCCCACCCCGACGACGCCGCAGATGTGCCACGCGGGACGTCAGCACCGGGTCGGTCAGCACCGTCGTCCCGCGATCCTCGATCAACACCGTCGCGTGCCCCAGCCAGCGTAATCGGGGCAATCGCGAATCCACACCAGTAGTCTCCCAGACGAACGAGAGGAATCCATGCGAACCACCGCGGCCGTCATCCGGGGCCTGATCGAGTTCCTGATCCTGTGGATCAGCTCCGCCGTGGCGATTCTCGCACTTGATGCCGTGCTCGACGGCATCACCCTTGAACCGATCGATATCGGCCTGCGGGGACCCTCCGTGCTGCCCGCAGCCCTTGCTCTCGCACTGGTTTTCGGCGTCCTCAACGCGGCGCTCTGGCCGCTGGCGATGCGCCTGATGTCGTGGGTCGGTCCGGTCTTCCTGTTTGTGCTGGCCTTTGTCACGGGCGGTCTGATCCTGGTTCTCGCGCTGTATCTCGTGCCGGTCGCCGAGATCGACCATCCCGTCACGGCGTTCCTGATGGCGGCACCGCTGTCGCTGTTCAGCTCCATCATCGGCGGCGCGGTGGCGTCCCGCTCCGACACCGCCTATCGGCTGATGCAGGTTCGGCGACAACGCTTTCGACTCCGCCGGGCAGCGCGACCGATCGGTGAGACCCCGGGTCTGCTGTGTATCCAGATCGACGGACTCGGGCACGGCGTGTTACGCCGCGCCATCGCCGACGGGGTGACCCCCACCTTGGCCAAGCTCGTTCGTGAAACCCACACGCTCATCGGCTGGTCCACGGACTGGAGCAGCCAGACGGGTGCAACCCAGCTCGGAATCCTCCACGGCAACAATCACAACGTGCCCGCGTTCCGCTGGTACGACAAGTCCGACGGCCACACCGCTGTGTTCAGCAATCCGCGTGACAACGAGATACGGGAGGAAGAGCGCGCCGACATCGTCGGTCTACTCGCGAAAGACGTTGCGAGCCGCGGGAATCTGTTCACCGGCGGGGCTGCCGACAACGTCCTGGTGGTCAGCCGTATGCGCGGTGCACGACTCGGCGGCGGGTCCGGATACACGTCGTACTTCCTCGACCCGTCCAGTGCGCTCCGCACCGTGCTGGGCATGATCGCCGAGATCGTCCGCGAACTGCGACAGGCCTGGCATCAGCGGCACCGCGACATCCTGCCCCGGGTCCCCCGCGGCGGTGTGTACCCGTTCGTGCGGGCGTTCACCACGGTTCTGGCCACTGACATGACGGTGTCGGCCGTGGTACGCGACATGATCGAGGGCCGGCGCATCATCTA is part of the Gordonia bronchialis DSM 43247 genome and encodes:
- a CDS encoding MBL fold metallo-hydrolase, encoding MDSRLPRLRWLGHATVLIEDRGTTVLTDPVLTSRVAHLRRRRGGVPAGVGVHDPDVVLLSHLHADHTHLPSLRMLDEQSPIVVPRGAPDAVRALRRLGNELIEVSPGDEVRIGSLTIHAVPADHDGRRWRHGERSVPALGYLIAGDAVTYFAGDTDVYDDLHDWVHDVDLALLPVGGWGPTLGHGHMDPERAAVAAGVVGARCSVPIHFGTLWPIGFGRVRPTMFDDPGAEFVRQARSHGLMAVELQPGEELL
- a CDS encoding ribokinase encodes the protein MTHRVAVVGTLNMDLVVRVQRRPDIGETVIGQSLTERPGGKGANQALAAAGRAPASLIGVVGDDDTGRRMLDAQRAGGVDVRHVAVTGEVSGRAIIEVDDSGDNRIVVVSGANSLLTPQMVIGALDDVDPAVVMTQLESPERVTAAVAEWCGRRDRRLVLNPSPVAPLRSEVIAASNPLVVNEIEAAYYADASSGDVDADAEAVARELCATAKSVVITLGADGVVAADGAQVSRVTVDRTPVADTTGAGDHFAGILAAALAGGADLHDAAADAARAATAYLAARQGS
- a CDS encoding phage holin family protein produces the protein MRTTAAVIRGLIEFLILWISSAVAILALDAVLDGITLEPIDIGLRGPSVLPAALALALVFGVLNAALWPLAMRLMSWVGPVFLFVLAFVTGGLILVLALYLVPVAEIDHPVTAFLMAAPLSLFSSIIGGAVASRSDTAYRLMQVRRQRFRLRRAARPIGETPGLLCIQIDGLGHGVLRRAIADGVTPTLAKLVRETHTLIGWSTDWSSQTGATQLGILHGNNHNVPAFRWYDKSDGHTAVFSNPRDNEIREEERADIVGLLAKDVASRGNLFTGGAADNVLVVSRMRGARLGGGSGYTSYFLDPSSALRTVLGMIAEIVRELRQAWHQRHRDILPRVPRGGVYPFVRAFTTVLATDMTVSAVVRDMIEGRRIIYIDLIGYDEVSHHSGISRPETLSVLTRVDETVRLLLAVAAQADRRYRVVVLSDHGQSQGATLRQRYGETLGQLVARLCGTTVEPARAAAESEGLLYAAASVNAPVAPEPAQIQQAQTPVVLGSGNLGLISFPSIPGRADVDAIERRHPGLIDALRTHPGIGSLLIARSDGGSVVLGADGSVDVATGTVTGIDPLAVFDGNALEKIRRTDGFDNVADIMVGGAYWPETDEVAAFEEQVGSHGGMGGPQSTPFLLYPAELPAPAEPVHGAQTVHRILAGWRDHR